Proteins encoded in a region of the Pelmatolapia mariae isolate MD_Pm_ZW linkage group LG16_19, Pm_UMD_F_2, whole genome shotgun sequence genome:
- the LOC134644778 gene encoding tryptophan--tRNA ligase, cytoplasmic, with product MTDCQGDGEGTMSPMELFEKLNAQGEKVRSLKSAKAEKAEIDAAVQLLLKLKVDYKQMTGQDYKAGCPPSENLIVSNNGPAADDCDGEDLVDPWNVSASSTKGVDYDKLIVRFGSSKIDKELLERIEKVSGQRAHHFLRRGIFFSHRDMHQILDAYEKHKSFYLYTGRGPSSEAMHVGHLIPFIFTKWLQDVFDIPLVVQMTDDEKYLWKDLTLEECHRFTVENAKDIIACGFDVNKTFIFSDLDYMGASPQFYRNVVKVQKHVTFNQVKGIFGFTDSDCIGKISFPAIQAAPSFSSSFPQIFGGKKDVPCLIPCAIDQDPYFRMTRDVAPRIGLLKPALLHSTFFPALQGAQTKMSASDPNSSIFLTDTPKQIKNKINKHAFSGGKDTVEEHRKYGGNTEVDVSFLYLTFFLEDDEKLEKIKEDYTSGALLTGELKKILIETLQPMIAQHQERRKQVTDEMVQQFMTPRPLNYKF from the exons ATGACAGACTGTCAAGGCGATGGCGAAGGAACCATGAGTCCCATGGAGCTTTTCGAGAAACTGAATGCTCAAGGAGAAAAAGTCAGATCCTTGAAATCAGCTAAAGCAGAGAAA GCTGAAATCGATGCTGCTGTCCAGCTGCTGCTAAAGTTGAAAGTGGACTATAAACAGATGACGGGCCAAGATTATAAGGCAGGGTGTCCACCATCAGAAAATCTGATTGTGTCAAACAACGGGCCTGCAGCAGATGACTGTGATGGAGAAGACTTAGTTGACCCGTGGAATGTTTCTGCTTCCAGCACCAAAGGAGTAGATTATGATAAACTCATAG TGAGGTTTGGCAGCAGTAAAATTGACAAGGAGCTGTTGGAAAGAATAGAAAAAGTCTCGGGACAGAGAGCCCATCACTTCCTAAGAAGAGGAAtcttcttctcacacag AGATATGCATCAGATCTTAGATGCGTATGAAAAGCACAAGTCCTTCTACCTTTACACCGGCAGAGGTCCGTCCTCAGAGGCCATGCACGTTGGTCACCTCATCCCTTTCATCTTTACCAA ATGGCTTCAGGATGTGTTTGACATCCCCCTCGTGGTCCAGATGACCGATGACGAGAAATACCTGTGGAAAGATCTCACACTTGAGGAATGCCATCGCTTCACTGTGGAAAATGCCAAGGACATCATCGCCTGTGGCTTTGATGTCAACAAGACCTTCATCTTCTCAGACCTTGACTACATGGG TGCATCGCCTCAGTTCTACAGAAATGTGGTAAAGGTCCAGAAGCATGTGACATTTAACCAGGTTAAAGGCATCTTTGGCTTCACAGACAGCGACTGCATTG GAAAGATCAGTTTTCCAGCCATCCAGGCAGCTCCGTCCTTCAGTAGCTCATTCCCACAGATATTCGGCGGCAAAAAAGATGTACCGTGTCTCATCCCCTGCGCCATAGACCAG GACCCCTACTTCAGGATGACCCGTGATGTCGCTCCAAGGATCGGCCTCCTCAAACCAGCCCTGCTGCACTCCACTTTCTTCCCTGCCCTGCAGGGGGCGCAGACTAAGATGAGCGCCAGCGACCCCAACTCATCTATATTCCTCACTGACACACCCAAACAGATCAAAAACAAG ATCAACAAACACGCATTTTCGGGAGGAAAAGACACAGTGGAAGAGCACAGAAAGTATGGTGGCAACACAGAGGTGGATGTCTCTTTCTTGTACCTGACCTTCTTCCTGGAGGATGATGAAAAGCTGGAGAAGATAAAAGAG GACTACACAAGTGGGGCTCTATTAACAGGAGAACTGAAGAAGATTTTGATTGAGACTCTGCAGCCAATGATTGCCCAGCATCAAGAGAGGCGAAAACAAGTCACAGATGAGATGGTGCAGCAGTTCATGACACCCAGGCCTTTAAATTATAAGTTCTAG
- the LOC134644068 gene encoding mitochondrial basic amino acids transporter isoform X1, with product MALDFAAGCVGGAAGVLVGHPFDTVKVRLQVQNVNKPMYRGTFHCFQSIIRQESVLGLYKGIGSPMMGLTFINAIVFGVQGNTMRMLGRDTPLNQFLAGASAGAIQCVICCPMELAKTRMQMQGTGEKKSKRKMYKNSLDCLVRIYNKEGIRGINRGMVTTLVRETPGFGVYFLAYDVLTRSLGCEPEDPYMIPKLLFAGGMSGIASWLSTYPVDVIKSRLQADGVGGVYQYNGIMDCVRQSIQKEGWRVFTRGLTSTLLRAFPVNATTFATVTLFLMYMREGGECSIPDSEPPSVQLQPLQTQTQPTSM from the exons ATGGCACTGGACTTCGCTGCTGGATGTGTAGGAG gtgCTGCTGGTGTTTTGGTTGGGCATCCGTTTGATACTGTAAAG GTGCGGCTTCAGGTTCAAAATGTGAACAAACCTATGTACCGTGGGACGTTCCACTGCTTCCAATCAATCATACGCCAGGAGTCG GTGCTGGGTCTGTACAAAGGTATTGGCTCTCCAATGATGGGTTTGACCTTCATCAATGCTATAGTTTTTGGTGTCCAGGGAAACACAATGCGCATGCTTGGCCGTGATACACCTCTCAACCAGTTCttggctggagcctctgctggaGCTATCCAGTGTGTCATTTGCTGTCCAATGGAGCTGGCCAAGACACGTATGCAAATGCAAGGAACTGGAGAGAAGAAGTCTAAGAGGAAAATGTACAAGAACTCCCTGGACTGTCTGGTGAGAATCTACAATAAGGAGGGGATCAGAGGGATCAATCGTGGTATGGTTACCACCCTGGTGCGCGAGACGCCGGGTTTTGGCGTGTACTTCCTTGCGTATGATGTGCTGACACGCTCACTGGGTTGTGAGCCAGAAGACCCCTACATGATCCCCAAGCTGCTGTTTGCTGGTGGCATGTCAGGCATAGCTTCCTGGCTGTCCACCTATCCCGTGGATGTGATCAAGTCACGCCTGCAAGCGGACGGGGTTGGCGGCGTTTACCAGTATAATGGTATCATGGACTGTGTCAGGCAGAGCATACAAAAGGAGGGGTGGAGAGTGTTCACTCGTGGACTGACGTCCACTTTGCTCCGTGCATTCCCAGTGAATGCCACCACATTTGCCACTGTGACTTTGTTCTTAATGTACATGCGCGAGGGTGGAGAGTGTAGCATTCCAGACTCTGAGCCGCCGTCTGtccagctgcagcctctgcaGACGCAGACACAGCCGACCAGCATGTAA
- the LOC134644068 gene encoding mitochondrial basic amino acids transporter isoform X2, with translation MYRGTFHCFQSIIRQESVLGLYKGIGSPMMGLTFINAIVFGVQGNTMRMLGRDTPLNQFLAGASAGAIQCVICCPMELAKTRMQMQGTGEKKSKRKMYKNSLDCLVRIYNKEGIRGINRGMVTTLVRETPGFGVYFLAYDVLTRSLGCEPEDPYMIPKLLFAGGMSGIASWLSTYPVDVIKSRLQADGVGGVYQYNGIMDCVRQSIQKEGWRVFTRGLTSTLLRAFPVNATTFATVTLFLMYMREGGECSIPDSEPPSVQLQPLQTQTQPTSM, from the exons ATGTACCGTGGGACGTTCCACTGCTTCCAATCAATCATACGCCAGGAGTCG GTGCTGGGTCTGTACAAAGGTATTGGCTCTCCAATGATGGGTTTGACCTTCATCAATGCTATAGTTTTTGGTGTCCAGGGAAACACAATGCGCATGCTTGGCCGTGATACACCTCTCAACCAGTTCttggctggagcctctgctggaGCTATCCAGTGTGTCATTTGCTGTCCAATGGAGCTGGCCAAGACACGTATGCAAATGCAAGGAACTGGAGAGAAGAAGTCTAAGAGGAAAATGTACAAGAACTCCCTGGACTGTCTGGTGAGAATCTACAATAAGGAGGGGATCAGAGGGATCAATCGTGGTATGGTTACCACCCTGGTGCGCGAGACGCCGGGTTTTGGCGTGTACTTCCTTGCGTATGATGTGCTGACACGCTCACTGGGTTGTGAGCCAGAAGACCCCTACATGATCCCCAAGCTGCTGTTTGCTGGTGGCATGTCAGGCATAGCTTCCTGGCTGTCCACCTATCCCGTGGATGTGATCAAGTCACGCCTGCAAGCGGACGGGGTTGGCGGCGTTTACCAGTATAATGGTATCATGGACTGTGTCAGGCAGAGCATACAAAAGGAGGGGTGGAGAGTGTTCACTCGTGGACTGACGTCCACTTTGCTCCGTGCATTCCCAGTGAATGCCACCACATTTGCCACTGTGACTTTGTTCTTAATGTACATGCGCGAGGGTGGAGAGTGTAGCATTCCAGACTCTGAGCCGCCGTCTGtccagctgcagcctctgcaGACGCAGACACAGCCGACCAGCATGTAA